A single Streptomyces sp. Edi2 DNA region contains:
- a CDS encoding IclR family transcriptional regulator, producing MARTIQSLERAAAMLRLLAGGERRLGLSDISSSLGLAKGTAHGILRTLQQEGFVEQDATSGRYQLGAELLRLGNSYLDVHELRARALVWTDDLARSSGEAVYLGVLHQQGVLIVHHVFRPDDSRQVLEVGAMHPLHSTALGKVLSAYDPVAHSEIVEAERTAFTSHTVTGLADFERLLDLIRARGWAADVEETWEGVASVAAPIHDRRRMPVGAVGVTGAVERVCQEGDLRPEIIAAVRDCARAVSRDLGAGRF from the coding sequence ATGGCACGCACCATCCAGTCGCTGGAGCGCGCCGCAGCGATGCTGCGGCTGCTCGCGGGAGGGGAACGGCGACTGGGACTCTCCGACATCTCCTCCTCACTGGGACTGGCCAAGGGCACCGCCCACGGGATCCTGCGCACGTTGCAGCAGGAGGGTTTCGTCGAGCAGGACGCCACGTCCGGCCGCTATCAGCTGGGCGCGGAGCTGCTGCGGCTGGGCAACAGCTATCTGGACGTGCACGAGCTGCGCGCCCGCGCCCTGGTGTGGACCGACGACCTGGCCCGCTCCAGCGGCGAGGCCGTCTACCTGGGGGTGCTGCACCAGCAGGGGGTGCTGATCGTCCACCACGTCTTCCGCCCGGACGACAGCCGGCAGGTGCTGGAGGTGGGCGCGATGCACCCGCTGCACAGCACGGCGCTGGGCAAGGTGCTGTCGGCGTACGACCCGGTGGCACACAGCGAGATCGTCGAGGCGGAGCGAACGGCGTTCACCTCGCACACGGTGACCGGGCTGGCGGACTTCGAGCGGCTGCTGGACCTGATCCGGGCGCGGGGCTGGGCCGCGGACGTGGAGGAGACCTGGGAGGGCGTGGCGTCGGTGGCCGCACCGATCCACGACCGGCGGCGGATGCCGGTGGGCGCGGTGGGCGTCACCGGGGCGGTCGAGCGGGTCTGCCAGGAGGGCGATCTGCGGCCGGAAATCATCGCCGCTGTAAGGGATTGCGCACGCGCTGTGTCCCGGGATCTTGGTGCAGGGCGATTCTGA
- a CDS encoding MIP/aquaporin family protein yields the protein MSSSDIFISETIGTAVLILLGGGVCAAVTFKRSKAFNAGWVAIAFGWGFAVLTGAYIAAKSGANLNPAVTIGLAIKGGIEWSQVPVYFGGEMLGAMIGAVLVWITYYGQFQAHLSDPEVLADHSGEEGLVDQSAAPSAGPVLGIFSTGPEIRNAVQNLATEIIATTVLVLSILTLGLSDNGKGVGAIGTLLVALVVTGIGLSLGGPTGYAINPVRDLGPRIVHALLPLRNKGGSDWGYAWIPVVGPLIGGAIAGGIYQVAFA from the coding sequence GTGTCCAGCTCCGACATCTTCATCAGCGAGACCATCGGTACCGCTGTTCTGATCTTGCTCGGCGGTGGCGTCTGCGCCGCCGTCACGTTCAAGCGCTCCAAGGCGTTCAACGCCGGATGGGTCGCCATCGCCTTCGGGTGGGGCTTCGCCGTCCTCACGGGTGCCTACATCGCCGCGAAGTCCGGCGCCAACCTCAACCCTGCGGTCACCATCGGTCTCGCCATCAAGGGCGGCATCGAGTGGAGTCAGGTGCCGGTCTACTTCGGCGGCGAGATGCTCGGCGCCATGATCGGCGCGGTACTGGTGTGGATCACCTACTACGGGCAGTTCCAGGCCCATCTGAGTGACCCCGAGGTGCTGGCCGACCACTCCGGCGAGGAGGGACTGGTCGACCAGTCCGCTGCCCCGTCGGCCGGACCGGTCCTCGGCATCTTCTCCACCGGCCCGGAGATCCGGAACGCGGTGCAGAACCTGGCCACCGAGATCATCGCCACCACCGTGCTCGTGCTGTCGATCCTCACGCTCGGTCTGAGCGACAACGGAAAGGGCGTCGGCGCCATCGGCACCCTGCTGGTCGCGTTGGTCGTCACCGGCATCGGTCTGTCGCTCGGCGGTCCGACCGGGTACGCGATCAACCCGGTCCGCGACCTCGGCCCGCGCATCGTGCACGCGCTTCTGCCGCTGCGGAACAAGGGCGGTTCAGACTGGGGCTACGCCTGGATCCCGGTCGTCGGCCCGCTCATCGGCGGAGCCATTGCCGGGGGCATCTACCAGGTGGCATTCGCCTGA